CTGCGCTTGGTTTCGGAAAGGCGTATAGCACGTTCGAGGATACGTTGAGAGTCTCCAGTCTTCGTGCGTACCAAAGCTCAGGAGGGAGTCGCCCGAGGTTGTTCTCTCGCACGTCTAGATAACGTAGCTCTACAAGACGTCCAATCTCAGCTGGCAGCTCGTCTAATGAGTTTCGAGCAACACTCAAGTGCTCTAACCTGTACAATCTGCCAATGTTGTTTGAAAGCGAGGTGAAGTGGTTCTTGTCCAGGATTAATTTTGTGAGGCCTGTGAGCTTCTGGAACAGATCCTCGGGCAGCTGAGCCAGCTTCGCGGATGCGAGATTCAACACAGTCAAGGAGGGTACAGGTCCGCTCAATCCAAAACGTGTGACAGGATTGTGATTCATGTGCAGAACACGGATCTTGGGGAAGCAACCCTCGAAAGCAGATATCGAGTTGTGTCCGATCATGAGAAATTCGAGACGGGGCAGTTGTGACATGACATCCATGCTGTCAAGAGCGTTGAAACGGACATCCACCTCTCGGAGGTTGACCAGGTTGCTGAGCGTCGGAGGGAAACTGCCGGATAGCTTGTTGTTAGTGGCCCACAGACGTTCTAAACAAGTCAATTGTCCAATCTTCGGAAGACTAGATATCGAGTTGAAACTGATGTCGAGGTCCACAAGCGTGCGCACTTCGCACAAGAAATCAGGAAACTCGGTCAAAGAGTTGGAACTGAGATTCAGGCTCCGAAGCGCACGATACTGCCCGAAGTAGGATGGCAGAGACGTCAAGCCGTTGTTTGACAGTCGAAGACCTTGCAGACTCTGCAGCTTGTGCAGCTCTGCCCTATCGAGAGTTTGAAGGCAGTTGTTGGATATATCGAGCATGGTAAGGCGACTTGCCATGCTCAGACTGGGAGGTAATCGTCTGGCATCGTTGCTCGTGTATTTGATCTCCCTGAGGTTCGTACAAGCTTGGATGAAGTCCTTCGGCACGTCGAGAGAAAGGTTGCGCGACAGGTTGAGGGAGATGATCTCGGTGGCTTTCTGGTAAAGGGTGATGGGGATGGTGATTAGGTTCTTGCCCTGTAGATCGATGTGGCTGAACTTTTGCATTTGCTTGAACCCTGGGTCCTTCTCCAGGCTAGAGAAACCACTCATCTTGGCTGGCAAGAACGTAAACCTGCACAGGTAGCTGTTATCTTCTCGCCCAACATCTTCCAGGCGATCCGCGTCCGAGTATCCAGCCTGCTCCAAAAGGCGTTTCTGTATGAGCAGCGGTCGTTCGTTTGATTCCAGCTGCCGCGAGGTGTCATGTTTTCGCATCACGATATGGTAATTGTCCAACTCGTCCTGAAGCACTGTCTTCTTACCGAGAATCTGGATGATCTCCGCAACGGTGGTATTGAGTGTAGCAGATAAGGTTGCAAACGTGGAGTCAGCCCTGAATATGCGCAAGCAGTATGTCTTCGTGTCATTCTGCTCCCTCGCCGCTACCTCGGGTTCATCCAGTGACTGTTCCCGAAGTTCGTCAAGCCTCTTCACAGCCCAAGAGTCAGGTGCATCCCATGTGTCGTCTTTTGGCCCCGGTTCGTCGTCTCCAGCGAGAGCCACATGCTGCACGTCGCCAGTAGGAGGCGTCATCGGGGGCTGTTGAGGATTCACAATACCGCTCATGTCGTCGAGCTTCGTGTCCAGGAACCACATGGCTTCATTGCCCACAGCGTCCGCTTTCGCATCGTTTGGATCTTTTCCTTTCGGTTCCGCATGTGACATGGCGCGCTTGTCCGAAGACTTGAACGGCAGACGCCTGTGCTCTTTCTTGCCATCCTTGACCGTATGGCTTGGGCCCTTCAACTGATCGAACGTAGATTTCTTTCTGGATATGAACGAGGGTTGATTGGGATCTACACGCGTTGATGGCGGACCGTTCATCGAAGGCGCAAGGGAGATCTGTGACGAGGCCGCAGGCATGTTCTTGAGATGGTCTACAGCTGGGTGGTTCTCTGTCTTTTCTTTTCCACGCAAGCGTGCGAAGAATCGGCCAGGTCCTTTGCTGGTGCTAGGCGATTGTGATTGTTGGGCAACGGAGTGTTGTGTCATTTCAGAATAGGTACTGGGCGTTGGGCTTGGTGGGCGTGGTGCCAGGCTTGTCTTGGAAGCGAAAGCGGAACTCAGGGCCGACGGTTGTTGCTGTTGGACCCGGCGGACGCTGTAGGTTGAATCCTCGCGACTGGTGGCCGGCCGTAGAGGGTATGTGGCGCTGATGTCTCCGCGACTATCAGGCGCAGTCTTGTTTTCCTCCTTGCTGCGGTGGTGTCGATGCCCCGGCAGCCTCGAAGTGATCTTGTGTGCGCGGTGGCCGGGCTTTGTCAACGTTTGCTCCGAAGATCTTCTGCGTCCGTTCTCGGTCGAGGAGGCAGCATCCTAGGAAGGTCAGTGACACACGGCTCCGGAGCGCTGCCGTGACGCCGCGAGTGGGGCAGGTAGCAAAGGCAAACGCTGAGCACAGGCGTGCTTTCTTCGCGGAAGAACTTACCTGAGAATCTTGGAATTCCCAAGGCGTGACTTCCGACGAGGGTTGTGGTGTCCGTGGGCGCGAGCTGGTGGGGGAAGTGGGCCTGGAGCTGTAAGCGCCACTGCCAAATGTGTTGTTCAGGGAGTTGCCACGATTGCGAGGTGCGTGCAGCGACTGCGTCTCTGTGATGTTGGACCTTGCATTGTTCAAGCTCGTGTCTGAGTTTTGGCGACCCTCACCAGGAAAGTCTTCACCAAACACATTCTGCAGCTTCTTGTGGAATCCCCTGCTGAAACTCGACTTGGAGCCGGTGCTGCTAACCGTCATGGCGCTTGCCACCGAAGGCCTTCGATCGTCTCTCGGAAATCCCATGGCATCTTCCCTAGCGTTGCCACCGGACGGAGCGAAGCCGGGGGAGAGCTGAGCgacgtcgtcgttgtcggaATCGTTGAAGAAGCTGCTCCAGACATTGTTCGCCATGTTGGTACCACCATTGGGAGCTGAGGATGCCCAGGGTGGATTGGAGTTTGCGCTCGAAGCAGTCGGCGGGTTGCGCGATATAGACGGCACCCTTCCGCCCGAGGTCTGCAGCACGGCCAGGTCCTTTCGGTAGTCGCGGAAATCGTGGGAGATGGGGCCCTCCCAGACAGGAGGCTTGCGAGGCTGATGCTGCGGGTCTTTTGGGGGAGGCGCTGGAGGGATTGTGGTGGGCGATATGTCGGGCTCCTTTTCGACGCTGCCTCACAGTGTCAGCAGAGGTTCGTGGGGGAGTCGATGCATGTCTGGCTCTGCGACTACGGGGAGAGAGGCCGAGACACGAGTTGCGCATGATGGGCCGTCTCGGGAATGAAGGCCGGTCTCGGTGGCGGTTGCTTGTTGGGCAAGCGCAAGAAACACGGCCAACCGGTGCTCGCAGGGGCGGAACGCGCGAGGCGGAGAGGGAGGGGTGGGTCGCGCAGATGGCGCAGGTCGCGCAGCTGTCCGCGCAGCTGTCCGCGCACAGACCTGGCGCTCACAGCCCGTGGCAAGAAAAGCAATGCGCGTGGAGCTGCAGCAAGAGTATACGTACGGTGCGTTGGGGTCCTTTGTCGTCTTCACTGTGACGGGCGTGCCGCGCAGAGAGCCCTGGCGCCCGTAAGGCCGTACCGTGTCGCCGGAGCGCGAGCTCCACGAGCTCTCGATGCTGCCATGCCGGTTGAGGGAGGTGTCGGGCCTCGTCATCCTCGCGGCGGGGTCGGCGGCGCTGCCAGACGCGACGCGCCTGTGGGAGGTGGGCGGTGGGGGCgggggcgagggcgagggcgagtgCGAGGGCGATGGCGAGGGCGGTTGCTGGGGCCGTGGTCGAGGGCTGCTTGCGCAGGTGGGCCTAGGACGGCTGCTTCATCGAGGCGCGGCGCCGCGACGATGTGCACATGGGGCGGAGCGGGACAAGGCCAAGACCaggcgggcgggcgggcgggcggggGCAGCGGCGCAGAGGAGGCGCCTGGCAGTGCTGGCGGTGCAGGCGGTGCTGGCGGTGCAGGCGGTGCTGGCGGTGCTGGCGGTGCTGGCAGTGCTGGCGGTGCGTGGCGGCAGCGGTCACAAACAGCGGCAGGGTCGTGTCGAAGAGGGAGGGCTGCACATTCGGCGAGCAGCTCCACTGCAGCCGGGCTGCGGATGCCCACCCACCTGCCTGTCTCGAGCCCGAATGCGCCCCTGGCACCCGGGGATCTATCCTCCACCCACCGGCATCCTCGCTCGTCTCCCGCCTGCAACACCGCCCGAAAGTGCGCCTCCACGGTGTCTGGTGCGCCGTCGTGGCCACACACACGCGCGCGTCACGTCGCCGGCTCAGACTCGCCGGAAGCAGCTGAGCAGCAGCTGTCGGCCGTCTGACGCTCTGCTTCCCACATCCGCCCACACAGCGCATCGTTGGTTTGGAGCTGCGACAGGCACCCCCGCTCTCCGCGCACAGCCATTGTGGCGCCCCTCCCCCCCCCCGCTACGGCCGCCTGTGCGTCTGCGAGATGACGCCAACAACGCATCCTTTCCGTGTCTTGCAACATCGAGCGGGCAAAGAGAGACACGCAGTGAAACAAAGCCTTGATGTGCACTCGTGGGTTTCCTGTTGCACCCATCCGAAAGCAAAGCTGTCTCGTCGTCATCCCCTCTGGTGACCAAGTCCACACGGAGAGCATGCACCCatgcacgcacgcacgcagACATGCACGGAATCGCACGCGGCAACCAGCGGCTTACGTCTCACGAATCCTTCGCCAACATGATAAACAAGGCGCTCCCTCCCAGCGCTTGCATGTTGGCTTCGGCTTTCCGCATTAGCTCCCACCATCTCACTCTCCATGGCACAGTGTAGACCATCTCACTCTCCATGGCACAGTGTAGACCATCTCACTCTCCATGGCACAGTGTAGACCATCTTACTCTCCATGGCACAGTGTAGACCATCTTACTCTCCATGGCACAGTGTAGACCATCTCACTCTCCATGGCACAGTGTAGACTGGGACACGGGCGTTCTACACACATCGTGCCATCGAGGAATCTCATGTCTAATCTACGCATGTCTTCAAACGTGACCGCATCTTAAACACCTATCCAGCATAATCGTACATACACATCTTTCCAACAATCGAATGTAATCCTACCATCATCGCAAACCAGCCCGCTACCTCTGTCCGCCACCGCCActgccaccgccaccgccaccgccaccacctCCGAGCGCGCGAAGAATGTCTTGCAAAGACTGAGCTCCAGCTTGAGCGTTCGCCTGTTGGCTGTTGGTGTTCGCCGCTGGTGCAGCGTTCTGCGGATACTGCCATGCTTGTGGGTAGCCGTACTGAGCCTGAGGCtgcggtggtggcggtggtaGGGGTGCAGGCGTCGGTGCCTGCGGGTGCGCATACGGCTGCGCCTGGGCCGGTGCTGCAGGCTGCTGTGCCTGCCCTCCTTGCTGGCTCATAGCCCCAACCACCTGAAACCACTGCGCCCATGCAGCCCAATTCGCCTGCTGGCTGGGCTGAGCCTGCGCCGCAGCTTGCTGAGCATACGGTGCCGGATTCGCATACGAGGCTGCAGTGGCTGGTGGTGGAGCTGGAGAGTACGAAGCCGCTGGCACCGCTGGCTGTGGGTACTGTGTCGGCCAGCCGGTGCTGCTGTTATTTGCGTAAGAACTAGCGTGGGAAGCTCCAGAGGGTACGGGCGAAGCATGCTGCTGCCGTGGTTTCTGTGCCTGCTGCTGTGGCTTCTGCTGCTGATTGTGTTGCTGCTGGTTGTGTTGTTGCTGGTTGTGTTGATACTGATTGGTCTGATGCTGATTGTGTTGATGCTGATTCTGTTGCTGCTGATTCTGTTGCTGCTGATTCTGTTGCTGCTGATTCTGTTGCTGCTGGTGTTGTTGTTTCTCCTGTGCCTCGCGTTCGCGCTTCTCCCGCTGTCGCTGCTTTCGGTTCTTGTTCTTGCTCTTCGCAGGTGGAGAGTGCTGAGGCTGAGAAGACTGCTGATGCTCTTGCTGACGAGCAGGTGAAGCCGACGTGGCGGATCCGTTATCAGGTCGGGGCACGCTCATCTGACGGTTGTCTTGATGTTGGTTTTGAGGTCGGCCTCTGTCAGCTTGTTTGTTGCCACGTCCTCCGCGATCGCCGCCTCCTCGGTCACCTCGCCCACCTCTAGCATCTCCTCTCCCGCCTCGACCACCACCAAAGTCACCACGTCCGCCAGCGAAGTCGCCGCGGCCGCCGAAATTACCTCGTCCACGGAAGCCCCGGCCGCGGTCGCCCCATCCGCCTCGGCCTCGCATCATGCCCCTGCGGACGTGGCTGCGATCTTCGAGTGGAGCACCCTGTCCGACGATTTCCTCAAAGTGACTTGGTCTTGCCAACGGCTTGTACATACCCAGGTCTTCGTCCTCATCGTCGCTGTACTTGAGCCCACCACCCTGATACTCGTTGGCTGCCGGGAAGTAGGACACAGGCTTGTCGACGTGTCCCCTTGGACCGGTGGGTATTGGCTTCTGCTCCGGCTCTGGCTCGTTCTTCGCTTCTTGCCTGGCCTTTTTCGCCTGCTTTTGCTGTCGCTTGaactctgcctctgcctcgtCGTCTGAAAACTCTACTTCGTTCGTTTCTTCATCGTGAAGGTTCGATGCGTCGGTGTGCTTCTGCTTGCGCAAAGGTTCGGTGAAGACAAAAGTCGAGTGTGCGTCGACGTAGTAGATGGGCGTGTCTTTGGCAATACCTAGGGCTGTGATTTCAGCAGGGTCGTTGAAGCCAATCGAGTACCTCGGCTCCTCAACACGACCGATTTGCTCGGAGATCTTCCCAATGATGGTAAAGTTCTGGAGACACAGCGCCGATCCCGACTCGAGCACCTGGTAATCGCCAGAGATTTTGGCTCGCACCAGGACGAGGTTATCGACAACAGCCTCGACCTTGCCTAGCTCTGTGATCTGTGTTTCGTTGGTGACCGTGATGTCTGGTTTCTCGTATTGTTCGTCAAGCTCGTTCAAAGTCTTCACTTTGGCTTTGCCGGTAGCGCCGGCATCGTCAGCGGACTCTGCCATCAACAGGCGGACCATTTCCTCTGGGTCCATGAGCTCTCCATCGTCTGCATCGTTGTCTGAGCTGTCATCTGAGCTCGACGAGTCCGAAGATGAATCTGAAGCATCCGAGTCGAGCTGCCACTCAGCCTCTTTGTTGTCCTTGTTCTGTTCACCAATGCGAAGAAACTCGGCTTTGCTCTCGTCTGCTGTGGGCTCTGAAGCTTCTGTGGCAGGTGCAGCGACAACACTGGGCTCCTGCTCGACTGGGGCGTTGACGGCCGGTGCCGACTCCTTCGGTATCTTTCCGTCGTCGAGGACAGGTGCTGTAGTAGAAGTGGTTTCAGCGGCATCTTGCGCAGGTGTCAGGGACGCAGCATGCAGCTCAGGACGCAACGGCTTACCGTGCTGTGGAGCCTCGTCGAGAGCCTGCAGCTGATTGGCCACAGGCGGCTCGACTGCGCTCGCATCATGATAGAAGGCCTCCTCAGCTTTGAGCTCGCCTTCGTCATGCGCTGCAGTGCCCATGACCACGTCTGCGTCGATCTCAGCAGCAGGCTGTGTGACGGCGGTGTCGCCCAGAGAGCCGAGTCCTGGCAACGAGAAGCTCGATGGAGCAGGTGCAGTCGCGGTGAGCGATGCCGAAGGTCCATCATGTGGTGCAGAAGAGAGAGCCGCAGGCTTGACAGGCGTAGTGTCGTAGAAGTCGTCGTCCAAGTCATCGACTGGCGAGCCTGGCGCGTCGAGCGAGGATACTCCAGTAAAAGGAGCGTCCGCCTCCAGCCGCGCCCTCTTAGCTGGCGGTTCCTGAGAATCAGACATGGCTGGATTCTCTACAGTCTTTTGAAAGCACGCGTTGTTTGCTGCTGTGGCAGTAACTGCGGTTTGCACCCGTCTGCTTAATGCGTGCGGTGATATGTTCTGGTGAGCGTAGAAACGTTGCCATTTTTGAACTGATGCGGATCCACCGAGTAGCGTCGCTTGGCAAGAGCCACCCCTTGCTCGCGCCGCAGCCCTACGGAATTTGGGAGATCGCGCCGGTGACGGCATCTGCGGCCAGCTAGTCAAGGGTAGCTCCTTCACGGTTCAGCAACGTTCTTGTAGAGCCATTGACCTCCACCGTGCGCGTTGTGAGTCTTGCTGGCCATACAGAGTATCTGCTCTCTCATCATACGCGTCAGACGACAGCATTGAGACAGTCGATTTCTGTCTTGCAAGAGCATTCAGACTGACCATTTGTCCTCAGACAAACGATACGatgcctcctcctccacctccacctccaccaagGCAGGGGGTTCCCATCGCCCCCAGACCACCTGTGCAGGCTCAGAAGCCTCCCCACGAACTTGAGCCCATCATCGCCTTCTACATATTCGCTGCCGCCAATGTTGTAGCTGCCTTCTTCGCACCGATTCAGGACTGCGACGAAGTCTTCAACTACTGGGAGCCCACACACTACCTGAACCACGGCTATGGCCTGCAGACATGGGAGTACTCCCCTGAGTATGCCATCCGCAGCTGGACATACACTGGCATACACTCGCTTGTCATCAAGCTGGGAATGATGCCACTTCGGTTCCTGGGTTTTGCTAGGTCAAAGACTGCCGAGTTCTACTTTCTGCGTACCTTCCTGGCCGTTGTCTGCGCTCTGTGCCAAACCCGTCTCTACTCGGTGGTTGCAAAAACGTTCAATCCTCGCGTAGCCCTCTTCTTCATCTTTGTCATGGTATTCAGCCCGGGCATGTACCATGCTGCACCGGCCTACCTACCGTCCAGCTTTGCCATGTACATGACGATGCTGGGATTCTCTGCCTTCATGGACTGGACTGGTGGCATCAGGACCGCTCAGGGCATAATGTGGTTTGGTATCGGAGCGATACTGGGATGGCCTTTCGCAGGTGCTCTTGTGCTCCCCTTTGTGGCTGAAGAAGTATTTCTGGTGTCCCTTACTGGTGAAGTTGTTGAATGCATCACACGGCTTGCCGACGGCTTTGTTCGGTCACTCCTTGTTTTGGTAGGGTTAGGCCAAATTCTATCAGGAAAATGCTCACACTTTACAGGCTTTGCAAATGGCCTTGGAGACGTTTTTCTACAAGGCCATTACATGCGTGCCATGGAACATTGTCATGTACAATGTTTTCAGTAGTGGGAGCAGAGGACCTGATATCTACGGTGTTGAGCCGTGGCATTTCTACATCCGCAACCTTGCCTTGAATTTCAACATCTGGTTCTTCTTGGCACTAGGAGCTCTGCCACTGGTTCTCATCCAGCACCTGCTTCTGCAAAACTCTGTCTCTAAGCAGACTCTGCTGCGAAGCATTGTTTTCGTGAGCCCCTTTTATCTATGGCTCAGCATCTTCACGTTTCAGCCTCATAAAGAAGAAAGGTTCATGTATCCAGCTTACCCAGCATTGGCATTGAATGCAGCCATTGCGCTGCACATACTACTTGCGAATCTGGGATCGACAGACCCAAGCCGTTGGGTCAGTAAAGTTCCCCCGCAGGTGAAGCTTGCCATCGTCAGCATACCGTTGTTGTTGGCCTTCGACGTGGGCGTGCTTCGAACTATCGGTACCCTTACGGCTTACCCAGCACCTTTGAAGGTGTACAAGCCATTACATCAGGCAGGAGTGAGCAAGCCTGGCGACAACGTGTGTCTGGGCAAAGAGTGGTATCGTTTCCCCTCGTCGTATCTCCTACCGGACCGTGTTCGACCCAAATTCATCAAGAGCGAATTCTCAGGATTGCTACCTGGCGAGTTTAGCGAAGCCAATGCAGGTGGCTTTGGCTTGTTTCCTGGTACATGGCTTATTCCCTCTGGCATGAACGATGAAAACCTCGAGGACCCTGGCAAATATGTAGGCTTACGACAACGTCTTGCAACCCTTTCGCTGACAGTACGCAGACTAGTATCGAGCATTGCGAATTCCTCGTTGATTCCAGTCTCCCGGGGGTGGCATCGACGGCTCTTGAGCCAGATTACATTGCAGATACAGAACGCTGGGAGAAGCTCAAGTGTGAACCGTTCCTTGATGTCACACAAACACACTTCTTAGGCCGTCTGCTGTGGATACCCGACTTGCCCTTCGTTCCGCAACAACTCCGCAGAAAGTGGGGACAGTACTGTTTGCTGCAACGAAAGAGCCCGGGTGAGAAAGCTCAGGATGCATAGATTGGCATCTCAGTAAAGGTACACATTCGATACTGATTCTTTATTGGAAGAATTGAGGGCAAGGGTGGCGCTGTGATGGTTGCAGCTAGGGTTCAACGGTGCGAGCCCGTGATCACCTTGGGCTTCAGAATAGGAAGGATGGCTGCAACACTTGCATGTCCAGGTGCTTAAGCCTATCATGGCGATAGAAACATGTCGATAGGGACCCATAGTACAAACTACGCTAACTAGGTGGGGGTAGTACGGACCAGATAAAGAGGCACTGACGACACTGGGGTGAACCCCACAATTCCTGTGATCGATCAGGAGCGTTATCGCAACGTTCATGCATACGAAACTACGCAAGATAATAGGAAAATGTCTATCTTGCTCCCATATAAAATAGGCTGATTCCTCATCTTCGTTGTATACACTCCAGGTTTCCGATGAACACTTCGTGAAGCGCTCACAGAGTTCGAACATTTTTTACAGAGGCTTTCTGAGTTCTGGGTGTTAGAAGGATGTCTATCTCATCCGTACAAAGGCGAAGGCACATTGACGAGCTTGTCGATGAGGTTAAGCGCATAGGACAAGCAACCCTCGATGCAGCATGGCGAGACTTCAAAATCAGGCCGAAACTCATACTATACGTCGGTATTGCTACTATGATAGTGCTATGGTTGGCCGCCACATCCCTCAATCGACTCCGTTTCCGGAAACGCCTTTCCACCACAACTCCAAGCACACCACGTCTCGAGAAACGCTTGCCGCTTAGAGCCGTAGATCGAGCCCCTGGAGGTATTTAGAATCACGTTCTCTCATGAAGTGCTACACATACTAATATCTCCAGTATGGACACCCTCCCTCTTCCGCCGCCCAACCGCCAAGCCTTATCCATCCTGGTCTGTCCACACCACAAAACCACTCCCTTATCGCCCTTTCCGCTATGGGCCTAGGTATAATATTACCATGGGTTTGCGCACCATGGAATGGGACGAATGGATCGAGCTTGATAACGGGTATCTGAAGTACCACTCTACGAAAGCCTCTCGCATTGCTGCGCGCGGGGAGAAGTGCTGCAAGACGGCGCCTGAAGCATGGGACGCGGCGGTTGAGCTGCTCGAGGAACTATGCGGGTACCTACCAGAGCGATATCCGACACTATTCGAGCCATTACAAGGAGGCGGGAAGGGCGTGAAGAATGCCGAGACCGGGGAGGTGTTCGATATCGCCTCCTGCCTCGCAGACGAAGATCCCATGCAAACCTGCGCACGCTTAGTTCAGGATGACTTGGCCATCATGATCGAACGGCCAGACGGACAGTACTACCTCCTCGCGGGCGCCATTCTGCTCGCTGGTTTCTGGCGTCTGCAAGACAAGTTCGGTATGCCCTTGTCTGAAATTCACACCAGTGGCGACGTGCCGCAGTATAAGGAGAAATTGGAAAAGGGCATGCTGAACATGTTTAAACGACTTCAACCCGAGAAGCCTGTGCTGAGGAACAACTACTTCATTCAGGTCGATGATAATTTGGCGTGGAGCGAGAGTCTGGGTTCAGAGGACGAAGAGGGTATCAATTGGGCGAGTGCAGATACCACCGAGGGGGTTGGCAATATTTATTTCAGGAGTGAAAGACAGAGTCTGAGAAGGTACGTTGAGTGCATTTCATCCAATTTGCACATTTGCTGACGGCAGCAGACTCCCAAAATCGGGAGGCATTGTTTTCACGATTCGGACCTACTTCCATCCAGTCACTGAGATCTGCAAGGAGCCGTATGTTCCAGGGAGACTTGCGAGCGCGATACGAAGTTGGGGTGATGATGTGAGTAAGTACAAAGGAAAGGCGCAATATGCGGATGTTCTACTCAATTATCTGGACGCGATGCATGAGAAACAAGTGGAAGAAGGATTGGATTTGGGGAGGGAAGACGAGGTGAGGGCTTATCCCTACTGAGATTCCACATGCAGATTCCCTCTACACAACGCCTCTAGCGGTATATATGCCCTTCAATGGGTCGCTCTGCGGATAGAGATGTGAAAGCGCAATGTCGTATATCTTGGCCACCCTCCATCTCGCCAATGCCGCCACTTACGTCTCCCCATTGGACCGCCTGTAGCCACGGCTCATACTCTGGTCGCTTGATATGACAGGCTGCGCTGATGACGACACTCATTGACATCTCCCCTAGCCCTGTACTAAGCCGCCGGAAGCCAGCTACGCAGATTGTAACCACCATCATAGCGAAGTTGACTGAGATCAGCGCAATCATTCCAGTAGCACTGTATCCCAGCCTGACCATCTGATCTTGAGGATCAATATTGCCGTCTCTCATTCCATCGAAACGGGCCATGAAGAGGCTCTGCGAACACAAATAATGCAGCGCCGCACTGACCGCCATGAGCGGGAGAGCATATCTTGTAGGCAGCGTGAAGAAGTGACTGGCGCGTTGTTGACCTTTAGAACGCTCACTAACCCTCAGACCCTTCTGAACTCTGGTGAGTCGGTCGAACTCGTACGCAATCAACAGCTTGCTCCAGATGTTTGTGTAGAATACATAGAGCAGCGAGAAGCCGACCTGTGGAATGTTGGCAGTAAGGATGGTCGGTACAATTGTGGACGATTTTGTGTTGTCGGGCCTCAGATTGGCGAGTGACTGTATGTTCGGTCGTCCAAGGCCGCTGTCAAAAGCCGTACCATCCGTTTCAGAGATGGCCCAATACAGTGTGCTGCTAAGGATGACCACATAGCCTGCGGAGATGCCAATCGTAGAGAAAAATTCTGTTGTGTTGGCTCCAGTCCACCATCGAGGCCGAGCGTTGGTAAAAGTTTGTGGAGAGTAAGGCGATTGGAAACCCTGTTTTCGAATTTGAGCTGAAGAAACGAGACACATGTCCTTGGTAGTTTCGTCCTGCTTCTTCAAAAATGATGTGATCGCGTCGCCCATGGTGCGCAAAAAGTCTCCCTTTGGATGGGTAACGACGAGGAAAGCGATTGCCAATACTTTGATGACACTGAAGACGACAACGGCAAGCATAATATAAGCATTATACTGCAAATGGCAAAGTTCTGGCTCGACACGGGCGAAGCAGTAATCCACAGGGTGGCCGTAAACTGTCCACTGCTCAGGCTTGATATGCTTCTTGGCAAATCCTCTGCTACAACGATCGGGTCCTTCGACAGAGTTCTTGAGCATATCGTGGCACACCCAATGGAATGGATCCTGGTTTGTATCTTTCTTGTCCTTGCTCAAATTTCTCTGAGAGTAGCGCGTCCACAAGACTGGAGTGTCTACCTGTGTGATGTTTGAAACTACGACCACGTCGCTGTACTTTTGCATGAATCCTTCTGTGTAGCTCTCAATGCACTCTGGACGTTCCAGTCGCTTGTAGGCTTGGGCGCGGCTCGAGTCTCTCACATCGTCAAGGAGCTGACGGACTAAACCATCGTTGTTGATATCCCAGGAACAATCATTGCCGTCACAGTTTCCGTTCCACACAAAGCGTTCGAATTGAGGAAGCGTGGGTGAGGAGTTTTCGGACGTGGCCTGGAATTCCGCGTTCTGTAGGAAACCTTGGTCTACC
The window above is part of the Ascochyta rabiei chromosome 1, complete sequence genome. Proteins encoded here:
- a CDS encoding Dextrin dextranase, with protein sequence MEWDEWIELDNGYLKYHSTKASRIAARGEKCCKTAPEAWDAAVELLEELCGYLPERYPTLFEPLQGGGKGVKNAETGEVFDIASCLADEDPMQTCARLVQDDLAIMIERPDGQYYLLAGAILLAGFWRLQDKFGMPLSEIHTSGDVPQYKEKLEKGMLNMFKRLQPEKPVLRNNYFIQVDDNLAWSESLGSEDEEGINWASADTTEGVGNIYFRSERQSLRRLPKSGGIVFTIRTYFHPVTEICKEPYVPGRLASAIRSWGDDVSKYKGKAQYADVLLNYLDAMHEKQVEEGLDLGREDEVRAYPY
- a CDS encoding Dextrin dextranase, whose amino-acid sequence is MPPPPPPPPPRQGVPIAPRPPVQAQKPPHELEPIIAFYIFAAANVVAAFFAPIQDCDEVFNYWEPTHYLNHGYGLQTWEYSPEYAIRSWTYTGIHSLVIKLGMMPLRFLGFARSKTAEFYFLRTFLAVVCALCQTRLYSVVAKTFNPRVALFFIFVMVFSPGMYHAAPAYLPSSFAMYMTMLGFSAFMDWTGGIRTAQGIMWFGIGAILGWPFAGALVLPFVAEEVFLVSLTGEVVECITRLADGFVRSLLVLALQMALETFFYKAITCVPWNIVMYNVFSSGSRGPDIYGVEPWHFYIRNLALNFNIWFFLALGALPLVLIQHLLLQNSVSKQTLLRSIVFVSPFYLWLSIFTFQPHKEERFMYPAYPALALNAAIALHILLANLGSTDPSRWVSKVPPQVKLAIVSIPLLLAFDVGVLRTIGTLTAYPAPLKVYKPLHQAGVSKPGDNVCLGKEWYRFPSSYLLPDRVRPKFIKSEFSGLLPGEFSEANAGGFGLFPGTWLIPSGMNDENLEDPGKYTSIEHCEFLVDSSLPGVASTALEPDYIADTERWEKLKCEPFLDVTQTHFLGRLLWIPDLPFVPQQLRRKWGQYCLLQRKSPGEKAQDA